Sequence from the Besnoitia besnoiti strain Bb-Ger1 chromosome Unknown contig00014, whole genome shotgun sequence genome:
GGCCCAatcgacgacggcgccttcGAGCCTGAAAAACAGCCGCGAGAAATCGCGAGAATGGCCGTTGTGATCAGGGAAAATGAGCGACGCTTACTCAGAAACTGCGCTGGCTTTGCTACGGAGAGCAGAGGCATCTTCAGCGCGCGGGCAGCAATCCTTTTGCAGGCGTTTTCCTTCCGTTTTAGGGAGAGCGCCAACCAGTCTAGCCGGATTGGGCGTCTGAGCTGCcctcgaaggccgcgcggcacAAGAGAAAACGCCTCGTTTTGGCGGCCCTTTCCGCCAAAGTTCAAACGAACGGAGTGAGTTCGCACATATGGAAAAAGGAATCGATTGCGTGGCAAAAAACCTGAAAGGCAGTCGAGATTCCAGGGTGGTGATGGAGACATGTTGCACTCGTTCTCTACTCGAGTCCACGCGGAAACAACTAGCGTGGCGTGGCGCCTTGTCTCTCAACTTTGGTTCGACCTATACACGAGGCCCTGCTGTGCGAATGCGAACCATGAGTGACAAATAGCGACGTCCGGTCTCTGCCGGAGATCAGCGTCTCTCCTCACCTACCACTGCCTGTTTCCTTTTCTCATTTTTCATTTACATTCGTGCACTTCCCTCCCAATCCTCCTTCTGCGCATCGACGAGTTCGCGTGTGGCGTCGCCAACGAGCATGCTGAATTCGAGTCCGGCACCcagttgcatgcgcgtcAACTCTCTTTGTTTCCTCAATCGTGCAGCGATTGAGAGAACGAACAGCCTTAATCCTTTCTATTTCTGTAAAGAGCTGAAAGTGACTGACTTGGATTGCTTAAGCGGACGTCGGTTTGActccgtttttcttcgcaggcgcctcgcagtcACGCAGCCGGTGTGGAGGTTCTCAGCAACGGAATGGAGGTGTCTGCTCCGTGTGTCGAGTGAAATTTATGAAACTCCTTCCTATTACATTCCGTGTCTCAACCTGCTTGATTCCCCACGTGTGCGGCGCGTGTGCGATCGCCTTTTTCCGGCATTATGTTAAggctgcgtcggcggcgaggcgggctgTCAGGGGTCTCGGGGGTTGAGCGCACGCCTCTGTATCGTCAGTGTAAATCTGCTGACTCTGCCTTACTGGGAATCCCTGCCGACGGGCAAGCTACGTGCTTACACTGTAGCTAAGGGGGCGCTTCGTTGTGGCCTGTGACTAGTGTGGGTTTTCTAGACCTccacgcgggagaggcgcagtTAATGAAGGCAGGAATCGCGCTACGCTGTTCCAATTTTTCTCGCGTCGGCGGGAGGCTCTCACTGTGGCGCTATTGGATGTGTATCAGCTCGACCTTCAGTGTACGTGCAGCTCAAAAAGCGGAGGCAACGACCCCTACGCTCCTTCCACGCAGGACTCAGGAACTGGAGAAACGAACGGCATGGcgagcgcagacgaggctgAGCGACCTGTTTCACCGTCGGCTTTTTCCGCGGAGCAGAACCACACGGCAGGGGCTCATGGGTCTGTGGAGAATCTTTCCCTCGTGACGTATTCGCTGGCTCCGCTCCGGCCGGACATCCGCGTCACTGTGGGATTGTGCGTCGATGTCAAAAACAGTCAAGAAGTTTTCGCTCGTGTCGTTCAGAGGCCTCCCGAAGGACCGTCTCCCACCGAAGACCCAAGCCGACCAACAAGCCCACAAATTTCCAGTTACACCAACACGGGGCTTTCAGAGGGAGGAAGTAGGGGCGCTttgtcgcccgcgccgacagGCGACTCAAAAGGGCGGTCAACAGGTAGCTCAGACCGCTTACCTGCACCGTTTTCATGCTGGCTGTGCATGAACCCCGGCTCGCTGGTGGCTGTTGACCAGATCTTTCTGGGTGTCTTACGAGCTGCGGAGCACTTTGAGCAAGGAACCATGAAGACGAATGACGTGAAGAAAGAGATTCTGTACTGCGCATCACCGACTCGAAACATTGCTCAAGCCCTGCAGCACCTTGGTATGCAGCCGAACATGCGGGAGGTGGTGCTTGTTATGGTGCAAATGGGCGAAGAGACCCAAAGGGAGGTCTGCTCGCACATCCGTGGCTCTTGGCGTGACGTGTCGGAATTGGGGACTTTCTGCGACACAAAACGGATTCGCAGCTTCATACACTGTTCCCCTGAGGAGGAACTGCTACCAGGCGGACTCGAGGCCGCTGTCATGGGACGAATTGCGTGCAAATACGTGTGAAAACCTCGTGCTCAAAAACGATTCTGGAACTGTCTCACGatctgccgtcgcctctggcgaGATACGTCTTTTGAATAAGGGCGAGCATCTACAGCCGATCCGCCGCCCGTTCGGTTGCGCAGATGCGGCTGAGTTGACGCCATTAAGTTTGCATGGAGCCGTGGTCTGTTTAGGTAGTTGATGTATCACATACCGCTGTGTTGATAAGCGGGAACTAGTCGCAGGAGCGACGATGAAGCCAAATAAGTACCTCAGATCTCGCGCAACTCAAACCTCGCGCAACTCAACTACAGTCGCCCGTGTGTCATCCGACACGCTAACTAAGTCCAACAGATTTTTGGAAATTGCGCGAGAGTGTGCCGGTGTCATGTGCAGCAGTGGCTCTCCAGCCTTTTGgtggttttttttttgccgCGCATTTTGAATCGTTTTCCGAACAGGATCGGCCTGGCGTTTTAGAACTGGACGGCAGTGGAAACCTGGGTTTACGTTCCATTCTGTCACTGTTCCTGAAACACAGCCAGAATGATTCGAGGTGACGAAACATATCTTTTTCGTGATGCCTACCTAGAATGAGTTTTGCTTGGCTTTCTGTTCCACGTCGGCACTATCAACTGTGGGATGGGTTGAAATGTTTAACAACCGGTGGGGTACTTGAGCGATGCGATCCGGTTGCTTGTGTTTTCGCCCAGCAATCGTGTTCCAAAGCCACCTCGTCCCATTGATTCTGAGAGGACAGAGGACTTTGGTAGGAGTTTTGAAAGGCTTCTTAAAAAAACACAAGAGGCTGTCGTTCGGCCCCACGCCACAGGGCTGAACCAGCAGAATTCAGCCGCGACACTCTCACGCggctgcttcctcgtctcgcgaTATATCATTTGTGCATGATTCGAATTCAGCGCTTTCGCCCTTCCCTAGCGCGTAGAACTGGTACAAATTGGAGTAAGGGGGGCAGTCCATTCATTAGGGCAGTGGCTCCAATCTGGTGGTGGTGCGCTTcctgcagagcggcggcgcacttTGCGTAGCGTGGGACGGGGCTTGGAACACTACTGGCGTGCACTGAAAATGCCCAGTAAAACAGATACGTACAGCCCGACCGCATTGGTTGATCCGTGGTTCTTTCGAACTTCTCGAGTAGGTCATGCAAAGGGCAAATCTGGCGGTGCGGAAATGCAGGCTGCCTCCACAGCCCGTGCATAGGAAAACGCAGTCTCCATGTGCAGCTACGCATGCAGGGCGCGTGGTGAGGGCGAATTTATCATCAGCCAATAACATCTGCCGTACTTCGAAGGTGTCCAAAATAAGCTTGGCCTATTACTTGCACACAGGCTGCAGCAATTCCGTCATTATCTGCTGGCTTTAGCTTTGGTGCATACCGAGATGTGATCAAACCACACGGAAGAAACCCCCGAATACCGCCGACCGACGTCGTCGTCCAGAGGTTACAGTGTCTTACGCGGATGCTCCTTGTATCCCGACTCCTAGTTTTGTATGCTGTACCAAAGTTTTGTCTACCGCTCTGTTGCGACTGaacccgcagacgcgcggacaGCGGGATATCGAGGACCCTGTTGCGCGTGGGATCCTGTGCCAGGAATAGCGAAATTACATAACCACAAAATCCGTCATGGATTTAGGCACATtcctgtctccgtcgccgtcccggcagaggacgccgacagAGGTTTATCTGCCCCACCGCAAAATCCGCGCTCTTCGACTCGTCTACGTGGTAGCGATTTGGTGTATCGGAACCTCCGTAGAGAGCCGAAATAGAGTACTCTGCGCTTTATCGTCTGAGGCGCCTGAGGCCTCTTCGGcttccgcagcagacgcattAGTCCGCACCTCCTCACAGCCTCCTGCGACGCAACACGAGAAGGAAACTGAAGAGCGTTCACAATCTGAGAAAcacagaggcgaagaagacgccatTACGCTAGACGGCACACCGCTTCTCAGGTCTGAACAGTttccgcctcggcggcggttACAGGACACACTTCGCGCGCAAGTAGATGGCGAGAGTGGAGGCACGGAGGGGTTCGGAAGGGAAGGTGACGATGCCTATTTTACTAACGAGGATGATGGAGCTGACGACGCGGTAGACTACTACTCTGGTGACTATGGAGATGTAGAAGAGGATCCGTTTTACCAGCAGGATTGGGATGAGGATAGTGACGCAGCCGTAGCGATGTCCGGTATGCTGGAAGAGCTGGGGTCGACCGAAGGCGAGCCTTCGGAGTGGGAGAGCCCCTACGCCACtgacgcgcagcaggacATGAATCCTCACGCACACGGCGGCATCCTTGCAGGTGCAAAGACCCAGGCTTCGATTACAGCGCAGCGCCATCCCTTTCGCCATTACACGATTCCATCAGAGAATTCGACCATCACCAGCCTCCCGCGGCCACGCCCGCCAGCACAGGTGTGGGCGCCGAGCACCTTTACCCCCAGCAGCATCGGCATCAGCGCGGAAAACAGGCGCAtgttgccgccgctgccgcgccatAGCCTTTCAGGCCTGCGTGAGAGTCATTTTGACCCAGCTCTCCCGTCGGACCGTGCCTCGTCCAGTCCTCCGGCGGCACAAAGGCAGCAACATCCCTCAGAGCCATACTTCGACTATGACAGGTCTTTCAGTCGAACTCACATGGGCATGCCGAATGAGATGCTCCATAGCCACGGCTCTCCAGAAATGGAACCAGGTCAGGGACTTCCTGCACATAGTTCCAAGGTGCCTTCACTTGAAGATGATTGGGCAGAGACCATTAGGCATCAGCTTCCGGCAGATGAGGGGAACTGGACCAAACGGGCGAAGCGAGCTGTCGAACTATCAGCCAGTGGCTGCACAACTGATTTGCAGGGAATCGAAGAatgccctccgccgcagttCGTTCCCCCGGGCGTGACACCCGCGGATCTGAGAGAGCAGCTGCTGATGATTGACAGCTACCTAAACGATCAGCACCAGTTGGAGAGTCCTGCCACGCCAACTACAAACGGGAGAGCCGGCGCACAGCGAGAGCAAGAGGAACATGATATCGAAAGTGGTTTAAGTCATTCATCTTTTGTGCATGCTCCTACGATATCAGCAAGGCGCAAGAGCGCCGTCCGGTCTTCTGACGTGGACACCTGCCTCCGGTGCCAAAAAGCAGTTGTCTGCTATATGCTTTATCCCGGAATTCACACTCTCCAGTCGTGCACCTTGCTTTTTTTCCCAAGTGCAATAAACGATCCCTATTCAGTCTTTAACAACGCGTGCAACACATGTCTCTTCTCTCAACCAAGAAACGCCCGCCGCATGGTtactgcggctgcgtctgcggctgccgagtccggagccgctgcagccgccggtgCTGCTCGACACGtcatcgccgccgcggctacagctgcggcgaacgcggctACAGCTGCGTTTTTAACGGCCGGTGGAGGAAATGCCAATGCCGTCGAGCCTCTGGGAGCAACAAATCCAGATGCAGGCGCAAACACCGAAGGggccccgcggaggcggctccTAGCTGCTGAACACGATGGAGGACAAGAGAATCCCAAACAGCAGGCTAAGCGCAATTCGCTCCAACAGGAAAGCAATACCAAAGCATCTTCACATGTACGGTACCAAGAAACGACAGCGCTCAGACACTTGAAGGTTCATACAGAGCTGCGAAAATGTGTGCCTCACATGCATTTGGCCTACAAAAGTGCGCGTCCTGA
This genomic interval carries:
- a CDS encoding uncharacterized protein (encoded by transcript BESB_025740) — encoded protein: MDLGTFLSPSPSRQRTPTEVYLPHRKIRALRLVYVVAIWCIGTSVESRNRVLCALSSEAPEASSASAADALVRTSSQPPATQHEKETEERSQSEKHRGEEDAITLDGTPLLRSEQFPPRRRLQDTLRAQVDGESGGTEGFGREGDDAYFTNEDDGADDAVDYYSGDYGDVEEDPFYQQDWDEDSDAAVAMSGMLEELGSTEGEPSEWESPYATDAQQDMNPHAHGGILAGAKTQASITAQRHPFRHYTIPSENSTITSLPRPRPPAQVWAPSTFTPSSIGISAENRRMLPPLPRHSLSGLRESHFDPALPSDRASSSPPAAQRQQHPSEPYFDYDRSFSRTHMGMPNEMLHSHGSPEMEPGQGLPAHSSKVPSLEDDWAETIRHQLPADEGNWTKRAKRAVELSASGCTTDLQGIEECPPPQFVPPGVTPADLREQLLMIDSYLNDQHQLESPATPTTNGRAGAQREQEEHDIESGLSHSSFVHAPTISARRKSAVRSSDVDTCLRCQKAVVCYMLYPGIHTLQSCTLLFFPSAINDPYSVFNNACNTCLFSQPRNARRMVTAAASAAAESGAAAAAGAARHVIAAAATAAANAATAAFLTAGGGNANAVEPLGATNPDAGANTEGAPRRRLLAAEHDGGQENPKQQAKRNSLQQESNTKASSHEAREAIQKVSSLQTPLLMKHVREHPWMMRAILAAALFSGVSTEQVFHLDKRSRDPLVGDNQPILEKSDANYKAPAFAKSGGKSTSREPVTDAETSQKREHLELVAARQHPGMARFWETAAGLLVGASEKDVLALRRRRQYELIQTAGRSSVSRPAFALQTEPQNRSSAVRVARNQTELQHPRMTEFWEVLGAVLTGNINAVKHLRMQRMKRAV
- a CDS encoding putative kinase binding protein (encoded by transcript BESB_025730), producing MASADEAERPVSPSAFSAEQNHTAGAHGSVENLSLVTYSLAPLRPDIRVTVGLCVDVKNSQEVFARVVQRPPEGPSPTEDPSRPTSPQISSYTNTGLSEGGSRGALSPAPTGDSKGRSTGSSDRLPAPFSCWLCMNPGSLVAVDQIFLGVLRAAEHFEQGTMKTNDVKKEILYCASPTRNIAQALQHLGMQPNMREVVLVMVQMGEETQREVCSHIRGSWRDVSELGTFCDTKRIRSFIHCSPEEELLPGGLEAAVMGRIACKYV